A stretch of the Argentina anserina chromosome 6, drPotAnse1.1, whole genome shotgun sequence genome encodes the following:
- the LOC126801240 gene encoding RHOMBOID-like protein 1: MAAVGHSRSGSQSQQPRLNSRRHYNVVHPVDVETPPLTSPAPATPTVFREVKHFKKWVVWLIPTFVVVNVIMFGVTMYVNNCPKNSVSCIATFLGRFSFQPFKENPLLGPSSSALQKMGALDVKKVVDDHQGWLLITCNWLHGGLFHLLANMLSLLVIGYRLEQEFGFVRIGLLYVISGLGGSLLSSLFIQSNISVGASGALFGLLGAMLSELITNWTIYTSKLGALFTLLIIIAINLAVGILPHVDNFAHIGGFLSGFFLGFVFLIRPQFGWVNQRYVPPEFRTSEVTSKFKTYQCIFWILSLVILIVGFTVGLVMLLRGVDANEHCSWCHYLSCIPTSKWSCRSEPAYCSSTQTGDQLFLICSSNGKNGTYTYPNASSSQLQGLCSQLCS, encoded by the exons ATGGCGGCAGTCGGCCACTCTCGATCAGGCTCCCAGTCCCAGCAGCCGCGCCTCAACTCCCGGCGCCACTACAACGTCGTGCACCCGGTTGACGTTGAGACGCCTCCTCTGACTTCTCCCGCGCCGGCGACTCCCACCGTGTTCCGGGAAGTCAAGCACTTCAAGAAATGGGTTGTGTGGTTGATTCCTACCTTTGTTGTCGTCAATGTGATCATGTTTGGTGTCACTATGTATGTCAACAACTGCCCCAAGAACTCTGTTTCTTGCATAGCCACGTTTTTAGGGAGGTTCTCCTTCCAGCCTTTTAAGGAGAACCCTCTTCTCGGGCCGTCATCGTCTGC GTTGCAGAAGATGGGTGCTTTGGATGTGAAGAAGGTGGTTGATGATCACCAGGGGTGGCTTCTCATCACTTGCAATTGGCTACATGGTGGACTTTTTCATTTGTTGGCCAACATGCTGAGTCTTTTGGTTATTGGATATCGGCTAGAGCAAGAATTTGGCTTTG TGCGGATTGGGTTACTATATGTTATATCTGGACTTGGAGGGAGTCTGTTGTCTTCACTTTTCATCCAGTCAAACATCTCTGTTGGTGCTTCTGGTGCGCTTTTTGGATTACTAGGAGCCATGCTTTCTGAACTTATTACTAACTGGACAATATATACTAGTAAG CTTGGAGCACTTTTCACCCTCCTAATCATCATAGCGATCAATTTGGCAGTGGGAATTCTCCCACATGTGGACAACTTTGCTCACATTGGAGGATTCCTTTCGGGATTCTTTCTTGGGTTTGTGTTTCTTATCCGCCCTCAGTTTGGATGGGTTAACCAAAGATATGTTCCTCCAGAGTTCAGAACATCTGAAGTTACATCTAAGTTCAAGACCTATCAATGCATCTTCTGGATCCTTTCTCTGGTTATTTTAATAGTTGG ATTCACTGTTGGCCTGGTTATGCTTCTTCGAGGAGTTGATGCAAATGAACACTGTTCGTGGTGTCATTATTTGTCTTGCATCCCAACATCAAAATGGAGCTGCCGGTCAGAACCTGCCTACTGCTCG TCAACCCAGACAGGTGACCAGCTCTTTTTAATATGCTCAAGCAATGGAAAGAACGGCACATATACGTATCCAAATGCAAGCAGTTCTCAGCTCCAGGGCTTATGTTCTCAGCTTTGCAGTTGA